ACTGGTACAATGAAAATAGCATTCTTAGGTTTCCCAAGCTCGGAGATGATAGATTTGGCGCAAAGGCTGCCGGTAACCCGCGATATCAGACGAGGAGACGTCTTTACGATCGACTCTTCCGACGTCGTGAAAATCGATATGATCAAGGATAAGCTGTATCTCGTTCATACGAAGACGGATCAGTTCTATTTGAATCTGTCTTTCGACGCCATCGAAGAATGGCTGTACGAGGACGGCTTCCGTATGCTGGACACCCACAACATCGTCAACGTCAACCAGATCGTGTCCTACGACTCGGACCGCGGGAGAATCATGCTCGGCACGCTCGACACGGACAAGGATCAGACGCTTAAAACCGCTACGGCGGCACGCATACATAAGCAGCACGTCATGAACATCATGAAGATGCTCGAAGCGTGCAGCCGCGCCTCGAACTACGGCCCGGACGGCGAGGAGCCGCTCGCGGATTTGATGAACGAATTGACGTCGGAAAACGAAAACCCGATCTTCCTACGCTCGTACAACGCGATGCAAATCGCGGAAGAGCGCAGGCGCGCCAACGAGAAAATCAATCATCTCGCGTTCCACGACGCGCTGACGAATTTGCCGAACCGGATGCTGTTCCAGGACCGGGTCAAGGCTTGCTTCGAGCAGGCGCGCGCGTATAACCGCAAGCCGGCGATTTTCTTTTTCGACCTCGACCGCTTCAAGATCATCAACGATACGTTAGGTCATCACGTCGGCGACAATATGCTGCAGGTGCTGGCCGATCGGCTCCGCACGCTCGTCCGTCCCGAGGATACGATGGCCCGCTTCTCCGGCGACGAATTCATCTGGCTCATCCCGCACGTGCTCGATCGGGCGGAGGCGGCCGCGTTCGCCCGCGAGGTGGGACGCCTCGTCAGCAAGCCGTACGATCACGAAGGCCAAGAGCTGTTCGTAACGGCCAGCATCGGCGTAAGCTTCTACCCCGAGGACGGCACGGACGCGGACACGCTCATCAAGCATGCGGATACGGCGATGTACCGCGCGAAGGAGAAGGGCGGCGACACGTTCGAGTTTTACCATCCGGACATGAACTTCCGCTCGCTCGAGCGGCTTCATCTGGAGACGCATCTGCGCAAGGCGCTGAGCCGCGACCAAATCCGCGTGCACTATCAGCCGCTCGTCGATTTGGAGAGCGGGAACATTTTCGGAATGGAAGCCCTTGTCCGTTGGGAACATCCCGAGCTCGGCCTCGTCTCGCCCGGGGAGTTCATCCCGCTCGCGGAGGAAACCGGGGTCATCGTGCCGATCGGCAACTGGGTGCTGCGCGAAGCGTGCATGCAGAACAAGCGCTGGCATGACATGGGATACGATCTGTGCGTATCGGTCAACATCTCGATGCAACAATTCCAGCATCCCGAATTCGTCGCCACGATTCAGGAGACGCTCGCGGAGACGGGGCTCGACCCCGCTTGGCTCGCGCTCGAAATTACCGAAAGCGTCGCGATGAAGAACGTCAGCTTCGTCATGGAGACGATCGAAGAGCTGAAGCGGATCGGCGTGTTCATCTCCATCGACGACTTCGGCACGGGGTATTCCTCTCTCAGTTATCTGAAGCGATTCCGCGTGCACACGCTCAAGATCGACCGGAGCTTCATCCGCGACGTGACGACCGACGAGGATAACGCGGCGATCGTGACCGCGCTCATCGCGATGAGCCAGCAGATGAAGATGCGGTCGCTGGCGGAAGGCGTGGAGACGACGGAGCAGCTGATCTTCTTGAAGGAACGCGGCTGCAACGAAGTGCAAGGCTATATTTACAGCAAGCCGCTGCCGGCCGATGAATTCCAGAAGCTTCTGGATAAGACGCCGATGCCGCTCGGGTAGCTGGAAAGCTTAGAAGGCAATCCCTGATCGGGGTTGCCTTCTTCTTGTTTCCGCGCAACCTTTCCCCGCGACGGCGCGTCCAACAAATCGATAGAGAGAGAGATAGGAGGCTTCGTCATGGCTTTGCACTTCCGGCTCCCGCTTCGACGCCCGCCGGCGGCGGCGCGTTCGCGGCGCCGCGGACTTCGCGCGAACGCCCTTCGCGCCGCGCTGGCGTTGGCGCTGCTCGCGGCCGGAGTCGCCGTCTGGCTCTGGGCCACCCCGTCCGGCACCCGGCTGCGCTACCTCGCGGCCGACACGCTCATTACGACGCAGCATCGCCACTGGGCGAAATACGTCATCGGCGAAGCCGCGCTGCGGGAGCGCCTCGCCGAATACGAGCGCCGGTTCGACGCGATGGCGCGCGAATCGCTGCGTCCGGTCGTGCCGGAACGCCCTGCCGGCGGCGCCGGGACGGGAGCCGGCGCGGACGCGGCGGCGGAGCCGCTGTACCGCATCGAAGACGTCTCCGGCGAAGGCTGGTCCGGCAAGCTGCTCATCGTGCCCGACCCGCTGAGCATCCGCATCGGCGTGCCGAGCGCGATCGGCCGGGGCGAGAAGGTGAGCCGCATGATGCAACGCCTCGGCGCGGTCGCCGGCGTGAACGGAGGCGGCTTCTCGGATCCGAACTGGAGCGGCAACGGATTTAAGCCGACCGGCATCGTCATGTCGGGGGGAGAGGTGTTTTATAACGATGCCGACCCCGAAGACGAGATCGACGTCGTCGGCTTCACCGACCGCGGCGCGTTGATCGTCGGGCAATATACGCTCAACGAGCTGCAGCGCATGGGCGTGCGGGAAGCGGTATCGTTCCGTCCGCGCCTGATCGTGAACGGCAAGGGATTGGTGGAGAGCGACGAGGACGGCTGGGGCCTCGCGCCCCGCACGGCGGTCGCGCAAACGGAGGACGGCACGGTGCTGTTCGCCGTCATCGACGGCCGCCAGACGCACAGCGTCGGCGCCACGCTGTACGACGTGCAGCAGCTGTTCCTCGACCGCGGGGCGGTCGTCGCGGCGAACCTCGACGGCGGCGCATCGACCGTGCTGGTCACTCGAGACGTCGAGGCGGGCTACCGCATCGTCAATCAGCCGGCGACGACGGAGGGCGAGCGGTACTTGCCGACCGCTTTCCTCGTCTTCCCGCAGCCGCAGCTCGTCCGGATCGCCAACGTCTGGGAAGGCCTCGACATGGAGCGGTTCGATCCGTCGAAAT
The nucleotide sequence above comes from Paenibacillus antri. Encoded proteins:
- a CDS encoding phosphodiester glycosidase family protein, whose product is MALHFRLPLRRPPAAARSRRRGLRANALRAALALALLAAGVAVWLWATPSGTRLRYLAADTLITTQHRHWAKYVIGEAALRERLAEYERRFDAMARESLRPVVPERPAGGAGTGAGADAAAEPLYRIEDVSGEGWSGKLLIVPDPLSIRIGVPSAIGRGEKVSRMMQRLGAVAGVNGGGFSDPNWSGNGFKPTGIVMSGGEVFYNDADPEDEIDVVGFTDRGALIVGQYTLNELQRMGVREAVSFRPRLIVNGKGLVESDEDGWGLAPRTAVAQTEDGTVLFAVIDGRQTHSVGATLYDVQQLFLDRGAVVAANLDGGASTVLVTRDVEAGYRIVNQPATTEGERYLPTAFLVFPQPQLVRIANVWEGLDMERFDPSKW
- a CDS encoding EAL domain-containing protein, with the translated sequence MAQRLPVTRDIRRGDVFTIDSSDVVKIDMIKDKLYLVHTKTDQFYLNLSFDAIEEWLYEDGFRMLDTHNIVNVNQIVSYDSDRGRIMLGTLDTDKDQTLKTATAARIHKQHVMNIMKMLEACSRASNYGPDGEEPLADLMNELTSENENPIFLRSYNAMQIAEERRRANEKINHLAFHDALTNLPNRMLFQDRVKACFEQARAYNRKPAIFFFDLDRFKIINDTLGHHVGDNMLQVLADRLRTLVRPEDTMARFSGDEFIWLIPHVLDRAEAAAFAREVGRLVSKPYDHEGQELFVTASIGVSFYPEDGTDADTLIKHADTAMYRAKEKGGDTFEFYHPDMNFRSLERLHLETHLRKALSRDQIRVHYQPLVDLESGNIFGMEALVRWEHPELGLVSPGEFIPLAEETGVIVPIGNWVLREACMQNKRWHDMGYDLCVSVNISMQQFQHPEFVATIQETLAETGLDPAWLALEITESVAMKNVSFVMETIEELKRIGVFISIDDFGTGYSSLSYLKRFRVHTLKIDRSFIRDVTTDEDNAAIVTALIAMSQQMKMRSLAEGVETTEQLIFLKERGCNEVQGYIYSKPLPADEFQKLLDKTPMPLG